The Astyanax mexicanus isolate ESR-SI-001 unplaced genomic scaffold, AstMex3_surface scaffold_34, whole genome shotgun sequence sequence CTACCTGTGAATCCAGAGGACAGCAAGTGTCTTTTTTGCAAAGGTACTAAATTTTAGTGTAAATAACTTATAATGAACATAAAATGTGACATTTGagtcaaataatgaaaaatgtatgcTTTCATAATAGTATTCGCAATAGGATTCTCAATTCCTTGAGATCCActactatatactataatatgAAGTGATAGGctctctaaagttttttttttctcttagccTTTGTTATTTTTCAAATGTTGTTTGTTTACTATTTAAAAGATTCAATTATTGAGTTTTGCATTTAATAGGGCAGGAAAGAAGAAATCCAGTTAAGGTAGAGGAGAGTACAGGACAAAGCAACCAAGACAACACAGGAGTTCAGGAAATAGTCAGTTCAGGACAAAATTATGATAAAGTTCAAAGAGAAGATGATCCAGGACAAAGCAACAAAGACTATACAGCTCTTCATGGAGAAGACAGTTCaagacaaagcagcagagacaaagaagctgagggagaagacagttcaggacaaagcagcagagacaaagaagctgagggagaggacagttcaggacaaagcagcagagacaaagaagctgagggagaagacagttcaggacaaagcagcagagacaaagaagctgagggagaggacagttcaggacaaagcagcagaggcaaagaagctgagggagaggacagttcaggacaaagctgcagagacaaagaagctgagggagaagatatttcaggacaaagcagcagagacaaagaagctgagggagaggacagttcaggacaaagcagcagagacaaagaagctgagggagaagatatatcaggacaaagcagcagagacaaagaagctgagggagaggacagttcaggacaaagcagcagagacaaagaagctgagggagaagatatatcaggacaaagcagcagagacaaagaagctgagggagaagatatatcaggacaaagcagcagagacaaagaagctgagggagaagatatatcaggacaaagcagcagagacaaagaagctgagggagaagatatatcaggacaaagcagcagagacaaagaagctgagggagaagatatatcaggacaaagcagcagagacaaagaagctgagggagaagatatatcaggacaaagcagcagagacaaagaagctgagggagaagataTTTCAGGACAAAGTCCAGGAGATCAGACAagtaaatagaaaatagaaaatagaaaaagttAATTTGTTGTATACAAATCTTCTAAAACAATTTTGTTTTGGAATAGTTTTTACACATGATGTAGTacatttttggaatgtgttttcATTCCAAATAGAAGAGTAGTAAAGTAGAATATGATGGGTCTTCCAGGTAAATTATTCTAACCAAAAGCATTGCCTGGTTGGATCTTAAGCCATCTTTGTATTTGCATATTACCTTTTAGCAGTCCTAGAAACGCTTAATGCTGTCATATATGACTGGACAAACAACAGGTCCGTTTAGCACTCCATGTcttataaaaaataagttttggtAATTGTTGAAAATGATTAAATCTgattgtaaaataattttaagcAAATTCCTTATCATTGTTGGGTATTGTCAAGTATCACAGAACTAGGAACTATAACTTCTTAAACTGTAATTTACTACTGCCACAGAAACTTTACTAAcctcatttgaaaaaaaaaacgttaattttaaaaagtaaggtCATTGCACAGCAATATTAGATTAGATGTAGCAACATTCATATTTTGACTGAATTACTTATAATTCAGATGATTCCGTTATATTTGGGAGGAGCATGTTCACAGGACtaaatgtactttttatttttattttttttaataattttatttctaatttttccctttttctccccaatttacaaggccaattacccaacccactcattaggactccccccatcactagtaatgccccaacacaccaggagggtgagactaacacatgcttcctccgatacatgtgaagcctgcATGAGCtgaggttcgaacctgcgacctcctgctcatagtggcagcgcttagaccgctggaccactcggtgcccctactttttattttttactgggcTTATCCAGAGACATCAAGTTATGGATAAAGCAATTCATTTGCCTACATTTATTTGAATTGTCTTATTTGTTTTACAGAAGGATTCATCGTGGAAAGTGTTTTAAAAGTATCAGACTTCCACCAAACAAAAAggtacattttaattaattaacattcTATTCAATTACCTGTTTCTTTTTCCAGTTCCATTTGTGTTGAAATCGcagttattaaataaatgaattgatATGTTTC is a genomic window containing:
- the LOC125790023 gene encoding uncharacterized protein DDB_G0290685-like translates to MNCVYQNRSGVCGICHKTVSKKSKDKCLTCLANIHAKCLPVNPEDSKCLFCKGQERRNPVKVEESTGQSNQDNTGVQEIVSSGQNYDKVQREDDPGQSNKDYTALHGEDSSRQSSRDKEAEGEDSSGQSSRDKEAEGEDSSGQSSRDKEAEGEDSSGQSSRDKEAEGEDSSGQSSRGKEAEGEDSSGQSCRDKEAEGEDISGQSSRDKEAEGEDSSGQSSRDKEAEGEDISGQSSRDKEAEGEDSSGQSSRDKEAEGEDISGQSSRDKEAEGEDISGQSSRDKEAEGEDISGQSSRDKEAEGEDISGQSSRDKEAEGEDISGQSSRDKEAEGEDISGQSSRDKEAEGEDISGQSPGDQTKGFIVESVLKVSDFHQTKRYLVTTDELQRRCAQPESYSANTVVAYLRKAKGQKRNIEQKLAELEVNPSKRTKLTSLCSKLCEDECRDLADDITYLAAKFIPQKKVGQALLEDGNVHEGMAKTEDCRKTLKAVEKALETNWHTFDLATHGLGPAVIKGTFELIDACLKEKMKALQS